ttattaaaaaaacacaacCGACCCTTAACAATTCATTACATGATTTTAAATTGATATGTAAGAGATTGTGTTTTGATTAGTTACAAGCGAGAGAAAAGTCTAAATCTAACAAATATATAATTTGATTATTTATTAAAGGATATGATCTTTCAAACAAATACATATACGGTgctggaagaagaaaaaaagaaaagaaacgagTCTTATATTGgcgaaagaaagagaaaacaatGGCGGTTTGACGGCGACGGAGGACGGCATTGGGACGTCCATGGTGCACCATCCCTGATCTTAATAACTCAAAGAAGTAAATTATACCAATAATCATACATAGGAAAAGCAAAACAGATATAGACATTTTACGACAGAGAGTAGGAAAAAACAAGTTTCCTTAACTTCAACTTAAAAAAAGATATTCAAGAAGCATACAACACCCACAGGCCACAACCATGAAAGTAAGGGAAAGTTACTTGATTGTAGCAGCAAAATAACCTTCTCCCTATTGCAGTGCTCCGCACTCCGTAGCCTCTCTTCTCTCTAAACTCCAGACTGTATATTTTAGAGTTGCAGTCCAATGATGAAAATGCAACTCACAAGTGACCCCTCAATTTCTCCCTCATTCCGAACCTGATCTCACCACCAAATTTTCCCTTCTATTTATAGCTGCATGTCTAGGGTTTCTTGCTCACCACTTCTAGAATATTCTTGGGAATCATTCCTCACCATtcttggagaggaagaaaagtCCATCTAGAATAatctaatttatttttggtatttattacttattttcgtttttaattatttaattaatattacaattctgaaatttttaattaactactataaatataatttcgagtgctattttttatattaaattaattttattaaaggtaggacaaaattGGGTGCTGACACATAGTCacacatttaatgatttttttttctatattaaattttagttaattaataataacacggatttcctatttttaaaattcaaaatgttAAATCAAGGTCTTTATCAAACTTTAATttatagaaacaaaaattattttaattcttgAATGTTTTTTACTATTGTTTATTAAAAAGGGAAACAACATTATTGTAATTACattacaattaattttgtaaccagtttcaaaaaaaaagtgtaacaaaaaaaaattacgttcACTTACATTTAAGAAAGTCGataactgtaaaaaaaaaattgacgttCGTTTTAATgtgtaacaaaattaatttcgaTCATTTGTTACAAATATTACAAATTTACTGCATTATTAAGTAGTTACATTGAATTAATTACATTGACAAGCATCTTCAGTCTAATGggaagtctctaaaagaatttATATGTTTCTCGGATGTTGATTTTTCCGAAGTTATCCAATTCACAACCTAAATAATTCtgaattttatgaaatttgtaTGACGGTAAAATTTATGAGGTCACAAATTTACATAAATTAGTCAAATGTGATGGCTAGATTTTAGTTTTGACGAcaatatttaattttcttagcAATTCTATTTTATGTTGTTGTTATTATTGGTTTTCTTTATACGTTTTGCTTCTTTACTAATTGTCCAAAAATATTGTTGAACAATCGTATTGAAACATATTTCACtgtgaatttaaaaataaataaataaattaaaggagtgattaaaaatcataacttctcacattacaaattaataaacGCATTTTGATGATTTTTTCCTATATTTACTTTTATTCCTTAAATAATCACGCGCATTTATGtgtttttgtatttaaaaattaaaatttaaataaacgtatttttcaactttaatttgtagaaaaaaaattatttaatgcttgacTTTTTGAAACAATTTGATTACTAaactttagaaaataaaatttctaaaattttaattacttaTAATTTCATTCAAGGGCGTACttctattcaaaaaaaaaaagaaattacataactataatgaaattataatttaattaatatttaaatgcttaaaaaaatgaataaccatcacttattataaatattccaaatttattgcattaataactagatattctaaaataaatacaaaagaacaaaataatttaACAGCATTAATTACgttcaattatttttataatgaaTCTGTTAAAGTTTATCATTAATTCAGTTGACTAATCTTAAAAAATTGatgacaaaattaattttatttccttaattacaatgatttcattaatttttttctcttttgaaaacacaatgatttaattatatacTTTAATTAATGCTTAAACGTGAAATTAGTcatgcatttaatgattttttactGCATTAACTTTTAGTCAATTAATAATCACGCgcaattataatttttaacctttaaaaattaaaattttaaaaaaggtaTTTTTTCAACCTTTATTGGTACAAATAAAACATGATTTAatgcttgacttttttttaacaatttgattattaaaatttataaaataaaataaaatatatttaattgcAGTTACTCCTTCGTTACTAAAAAAAAGTACTTAACTACAaaagaaattataatttaattaaattttaatgggGAAAAATAGTAATAACCATCATTTAttccaaatttattgcattaaatTCGACAtattgtaaaataaattaaaaataacaaaatagttTAACTGCATTAATTACGTTCAATTATTTTTAGAATGAATCCGTAAAAGTTTTTCATTAATTCGGTTGACTTATCTTTAAAAATTCATGaccaaatttattttatttccttaattacaatgatttaattatataatttaagttgcgtttacaaaaaaattattagtcacgcatttaatgatttttttctgcATTAACTTTTAGTAAATATATAATCAAGCGCATTTATAatatttagcatttaaaaaattaaaatttaaataaaggtatttttcaacctttaatgcgtaaaaaaaaccatatttattaaaaatataccaaatttattgcattaataacGCGATAAAGtacattaaattcaaaatatcaAAATAGTCTAACTGCATTAATtacattcaattatttttatcaagtattcgttaaaaatatatttccttACAATCGTTGACTGCTATATAGGAAAATCGaataaaaatacttttaaatagaattaaaaaaaattaataacattctttaattttaaaattcatccatcacaattaagtacattaattacatctatttatttttaaaaaataagcaaCAACTTAGTAATAATTCCTTAATTACAATTACTTgattatatacattaattatacaaaattatgtgcgttaattaagtaaataaaacctacatacataaatgaaaaattcggaattaagtaaaaattgaataacgcattaaattttttaaatttttcaactTATACTAATAAAAATTCGAGCTTCAACCAAAgataaaaatcaaaacaaaatcaattaggaATCACAGTAGAGCAATAAGCCTATATATATACTTTAGTATACATCTCCTTTGATACACAAGTTCAGGCCAAAATCAACAGACGTTAGTTTTCATCTCCAAAACTTCCATGCATCATGAATCCGAACTATAGCCTACTTGACCAACTAACTCCTTTAGCACATGATTGGACAATTGTCGTTCGAGTAATAAGGGTGTGGtttgctgaagaagaggaaggacACGACAGTTCTTTCTATAATCTGTTGTTGACGGATCGAAAGGTATGTAAACCAGAAACAATTTCGCTATTATTAAATATgtaattgtattttaatttaattcacgGACATAAATTCATATGTAACTCCTTCATTTCTAGGGTCAAACAATCCATGCAGAGTGTAGGCGTAACCTTCATGAACGTTTTGCCAACAGAATCGCGGAAGGTTTGGTATAGCGTTTTGAATATTTATGGGTATGACATAATTTCCGAGGTCTTAGTGCATCTAGGAATATCTACAAGATACACTTGCAAAGTAGGACAAGGATGATTCGATATAATAAAGATGTGTTTCCTATGCGTGACCTGATATTTGACAACGTGcatgaaattctaaatcctgACTTTGATGAGCAGTTCTTAGTTGGAATGTAAATACCTTCATTTAAATAACTTCAAATACATCAACACTTCCATGTATTGACATTACCATTAAACATATGTTATGGGAGAAGTAACACGCGTTGGATATTACAACGAATTTGAGCGGAACAGAGTCCATACGCAGAGTAGagacattgaaattgaatctcaagggtaaatttgcttttatcaataacaaattagtattattaatttctataaattcCTACGGAAGAAAGTTAataacttttatttaatttttttccaccaaaaaaaattaaatgtcttTTATACGGCCAATTTGTCGACGAATTAGATGCACTTCTAAATTCAAAAGACCACAAACATGTTGTTATTATCATATTGTTGGGAGTTTTAACAATTCATCAAggtacatttaattattttgagcaacaaacaaacataaacttctatatgataaatcaacatgttcaaacttaaacttacaatcgatcgctaattttttttccaggggAATATAAACTAACTGCTGGGTAAACTACACTAAAGTATTGTTCAATCCTGACATTCCACAAGCAGTGTCCTACAGAGAAAAATATGTATGTACTGTGGATTTCACAttactttgaacaaatttagatgacaaataacaacataatttttgtttcttcGCAGATTATTTGAGTGTGACGCAGTTCATACTCAAGTAATGAACGTTGTGATTGAAAGATTAAACGTTACTGAAAAAGATGAGTTCctaacgcttttcccaagcacaaGTATTAAAAATTTAGTTACTTGCAGATCAGTATGTTCtcatcacttttaatttaatttattagacattttttttattaaaaaaaaaaccagacattgattttcattcaatgttttaattaaataaaacaattactcattatattattaacttagtattagtgaataaattattaaattagtaaataaacatttaatgttagtacactaaacaaaaatgcattttaaatacaaaattcaTGGGGTTAGAGTTTTTTAAACACTAACTACAAACTTAAATACttattaaactaatttaataatcacCTATTATGAGAAATTAACAACACATGAATAATgagataaaatatcaattaattagaccataaactcttatactctttcattgaatttaattgctttaaattcataacgttataataggaaaaaagattttgatacacgttttgaacatttttaaaaaagattaattcatagtcaacagttaaaacaacaactaatatattcaattcttaaaaaaaatgttttaattttttttgtaaaaaaaatgatggaacacttatttaatttttttttaaaaaaattaaattttaatcaatttaaaaaaaattatttaaaagtaaataccgtatttaaaaaataaaaaaaagctaCTTAAAGTTCTTTTAACGAGTATTTTAATTATcgtttaataaatataaaaactcttatataaacgtatttttttttgttactataTAAACATATTTAATGGATCTTAAATGGTGTGTTTTATATTGAGTTATAAAAACAGTAGACTCTATAATCACtccttttagaaaaataaagtttacactatacaaatttaattactttttctataaataaataactatctaaaaaaataacaacaaaatcaagtacaatcatttcccatttaaaaaaaaacatgttactAAGTATTTACATTTAAACGTATTACATTTACATATGTTATCATCACTGTTAACAATCAGTTGTAACtacgaattttttttttttgcattttattcATTTCTACAGCGTACAATATTCATTATATATGCCACGATTAAGAAAATTTAGAGCACAAATGATTGGTATTACCATAACTGTGAATGTCACTCAGCAGCATACTCTGACGGAACACAATATTATTGTGAAAAATGTAACAAGCATGTCACTCCTACCATACGATAATCTACAAAttcgataaataaattaatttgtaagatattcagtttatttaattattaatgtttaCATCAGGTACAAATTGTTGCTTAATGTTGCTGATGATACTGGATCTGCAACGTTTACCGTTTTTTATCGCGAAGGTTGTTATCTGATGAACAAAAAAGGCAACGAGATATtggaaaaaatggaaaaggtaAACATAGTCATGTAAAAAAAAGGTACATTTTCATTGCTCacttaattcataatatattaattttttcattttaatttaaattcagtGTAGATCGGGAACATGGAAGATTGAAGGAAAGGATAAATGCGGAAGGTGGTTTAAATCAGCATTTAACATCTTAAAAATTTGCAAGGACccacaaataatttcaaaattcaaaacaaaggtAAAATTTTAAACTCTTATTGCTAAATAATGATTATTTATATCTACATAATGAATTTTGATATTTCCGATTCAAATGTAAAATCTCTGATTGAGGTGTTGGTCATTACTATTGTCAATTAGGTTTCTTTTAGACATTGGTCCTCACTATTTCAAAATATGTTTGTTTTTCAGACAATCACTAAAAGTGTTAAACGAAACACACCTTCACCTATAATTGAAGACTCCAACACACTTATTAAACGTCGTTCAGACGATTGATCCATAACAGAAGTTGTTAGAAGTAACGATGCAAAAATATTCAAAAAGATCAAGTTTTCAAAGAATTAGTAGCATTTCCTCAAGATGGTTTACAAATAAAGAGCCTATGTGCTAAACTTTCACTTTTATGTCTTTACCCACGTTgacaatgtgtttttttttggtaaattgaccTCGGTGGTAACTTTCAAACATTTTGACATTTGTTTTTCGTATATTGACCATGTTactaaaatattcaataaatcgTTTTATGTTTGCAAATCTTCGTGCATACGTCAATTTAAATGTGCTTTAGACCCTTAAACACAttactttgcaaaaaaaaataacctACACCACAAAtgtgtaaaaaacaaaaaataaaccaaatacctatatagaataaattaaaaaaagatattaattgattaacaaaaataaaaaaaaaaatccaaaattaaattccccgtgcaaggcacgggttaAAAACTAGTGACATATATTTGCGTTTGTATAAGATTGTAAATTGTAATCAATGCGCATTAGTCAAAACTAACATATCTGTTCTATTCACAGCATGCTTTTCttttaattagaaattaaacccgtgcgttgcacgggttcgtttttaatttgcattttttaatcgtaatatttaaatttgcagaaaggtaagaaagctattatttagaaaaagatttagaatatatgtataatcaaatataattgagttatgatattctcacactttctttctctaataagggaaaaaaggatcaaacaggtagatttcttttttttttttgcttcatcggaagaaaaaataggtagatttctattgagattgaaatgagagtagttttttttaaataaaaaaatttaattaattaattaattaggttagtattgaaatgaacgtggtactctactattttttttttctaatattgatttagtcattgcagtgatgttatcagttgtgctaattttttttatcaagattgatgtgTTGTTTACCATTGTTGGTGGCATAGgaattcttttaaaatcactttcacaaacataaaaatagattctatctaaTTTCAGGATGgacgtcatttgttccctttgaatgattaagttgctgtttttttccataatatgacaatattgaggactgaggagtgaaagattcctatttcttatcaagaatatagtgtgtactacattttacacttatctttctagtgcagtatataaatttatgtggctcacactttgttactgatttgtgtcatttaaatatagaaatgatgatatatttgtatgatttcaattgaatgagaagaattgtttagtaaattaccatatatgtgaaacacacagttttattttccaatcatctgcaacggggatatatatcactaagtaatgtgtgtttcttgttgttgttgatgatctttctcctgcaataaagaaataagataatttaaaaaagcaattttgaaattaactaaaataattaaaaatgacatacttgttgaagtagttagagacaattgtcatttttttctcaccagcagctgaagtctaagaaatatgaataatttgagtttgtgagtgatttcactggtttgtttatagagatataatagatgcatggttcaatataatacattttattttttatttatttaatgtagatagttgaatagcctattgacattaacaattttattcagtttttgacactggtattgccatcatgccactatttttaatttaatgttagtttttcttcggagttactatgttaaGGAGTTCTAAGAGTAtgtgagtttaagaaaaatagacatatattcctacagaaaattggacagcaaactaagaccattgcatatcaagattaattttggcggaagtatgctttattgttaatagtttttttttcttggactaaattgatattagtttaaaattaacattaaatttgattttaatataaggtactgtgctaaaaccatttgcagatataactttgtggcctgttacacttttggcatggatgttactcttttgcttatacatttgatatttattaagtttaaaactgaaatcattagtgcacaagtttccactacccgttcattgactcactaagctatctcattaaaacaccagtttttttactaatgtatgtaggttctcatgtgtatttgtacttaatacttagctcaagtgagctttactaatatatatagataggtagatagatatatatatattttttggaaaaaccaaatatatatatatatataaataattactttgggaaataagagccccaagtacaatatagatagatatatattgatagaaatttttttattttaaaagtattttatctaaattatttattaataaatattattttattttttatttttattttttaaatttttcaaatggaaagctcaagtcaattttaagtctatgaatgttgttatttaatataagtagttgaataggtttttataatacaatttttttcagtttttagtttattaaattttttattttttaatttatttaatataaaggtatgtgaacttttatggtttaatacattaattgcatgcaaaaacacaagtgtgctttacatatatatatatatagattttatgatctttcaaaaagaaaaaaatcacattGTACTATACatgaagtttttattttattctcaaACTATATAATACTCCAAAATATTTTGAtcttttcaaagaaaaaaatcacattGTAATATTAGATATTTTTCTACAATACATGAAATTGATCACTAAAACAAGGAAAATGAACCAAATTAACAACACATATCATTCTTGTTGGAAGTATTAGGAAAAAAGTTGCGCGGTGGACGGACCATTGCCTTGAATGCAAATATTTCGGCAGATCTTCGATACAATCTAGTGTTGGATTTGTTCCCCAAGATGAACACAATCGCATGTAAGGCATTGTGCACTAAGAACCTAAACATGCTGAAGTCTCTACAACAACACTCATAATCTTAATCTCAAAGGGGAGAAGATATCTTCTTGTGCTTTTCCTCCTCCAAACCAtttctgtttcttttctttttataacaAGGAAAATGAACCAAATTAACAACACATATCATTCTTGTTGGAAGTATTAGGAAGAAAATTGTGCTCAGGATGGACCACTGCCTTGAATGCAAATATTCCGGCAGACCTTCGGTACAACTCAGTGCCGGGTTTGCTCCCCAAGATTAACATAACCGCATGTAAGACACTGCGCACTCAAAACCTAAATATGCCGGAGTCTCTACAACAATGCTCAGAATCTCAAAGGGAAAAGATATCTTCTTGTGTTTTTCCTCCTCCAAACCATTtctgtttattttcttttcataaacACGTCTCAATCTTCTCTTCTCACCCAACTAGGCTTTTTATAAACTATACATGAAGTTTTAAAATCACAATCATGTGATTCATGTGATGTGATTTGAGATTTAAATATATAATCTTAGACTTCCACCCTTCGTCGCTCTAGGTAATGTGTGGCTTCACCAAGATGTTTTTCTTAACCTCTTTATTCCTTCATCAATATTAGCAATGTAcgagacttacattgcaatcaacctcCCAATGACAAATACGGAAAATTAAAGTTGTCGCACAAAATATACATACAAAATACATGCATACATAAACatcatgttaaaaaaaatttttgTTGGGGTAATTAGTGCATTTAATATGTATACTGTTGAGTAAATATAAAACTTTTatgttttccgatgtataaaaaaaaatataaaactttTATGTGGATTAGTTAGCCCTACCCTGTTTTTTCAAATTCGAAATTTGAGCTAGTGCTTAACTAGGACCATTAATGGGTGATGGAGAGGAGAAGGAAAGATCATAAACACCAGGTTTAAAACCTGAGTTATTTCCAGAAAGTGGTTACTAGCTAAGAATTAGAAACAGATAAATCAGGTGCATCAAAGACGCCATCAAATTCAATACCATCAGATTGAAACGGCAGCACTGTTAATTGCTTGATCCACATGATTAGCAATAATAGGTGACAGGAGCTGTTGAGCAAATTAATTGCATGAAGAGCGTTACGTTAACAATTATGCGAttgcatatcatatcatatgtgATGAAAATAAATCACAATTAACCGCTTTGACTAAGATAGTATCATTTTCTTAAAGAAAATATACACGTTTGACCTTTAGCCCTCCTATATATATTTCCTCAATTCCACACAATTAGCACAGCACAGTCTCCATTCCTTTCTTCTAATCAAAATTCATTTTGGACTTTGAGAGAAAAAGTTTAGACAATGAGGTGCTCTTCCTTTGCAATGTTGGTGTTGCTTGCTTCAGTCATTTTAGCTATTGGGAACTTTCCGAGCTTCTCATCAGCTACTTTTCTCTGCAAAGGCAACCTCCTTGCCATCATGAATGAATGTCAATATTTTGTTAAGTTTGATGGGCCTATCATTCCTCCATCAAAGTCATGTTGTGATGTCTTGAACAATGCTGATATCACCTGTTGGTGCAAATATATTCCACCGTTTCAACACTTTTACAGCGTGGAAAGATTCATCGGTGCCGTCGAGACTTGTGGAGGCAAAGTTGCTGCTGGAACCAAGTGTGGAAGTAAGTTTTCAACTCTTATTTATTGTTAATTTGATGTCATTTTTGGCGTGTATATACTAGATCTCTAATATAATCTATCAC
This is a stretch of genomic DNA from Lotus japonicus ecotype B-129 chromosome 1, LjGifu_v1.2. It encodes these proteins:
- the LOC130728155 gene encoding uncharacterized protein LOC130728155 codes for the protein MRCSSFAMLVLLASVILAIGNFPSFSSATFLCKGNLLAIMNECQYFVKFDGPIIPPSKSCCDVLNNADITCWCKYIPPFQHFYSVERFIGAVETCGGKVAAGTKCGSYIVPGISPSPSP